A genomic region of Caenorhabditis elegans chromosome V contains the following coding sequences:
- the C02E7.8 gene encoding uncharacterized protein (Predicted) produces the protein MLIKTVYDQSADAGIQVSYEPDLVVLQKVANWFEGNLSISSIQINICSIIFDCHLDLLAKLMDYFIILISKIRIFDSVFFFSFNFN, from the exons ATGCTGATAAAAACGGTTTATGATCAGTCTGCGGATGCAGGAATACAGGTCTCATATGAACCTGATCTAGTAGTACTACAAAAAGTTGCTAATTGGTTTGAAG GTAATTTATCTATTTCCTCTATCCAAATCAATATTTGTTCCATAATTTTTGACTGTCATTTGGATTTGTTGGCAAAATTGAtggattattttattattttaatttccaaaatcagaATCTTCgattcagttttctttttctcattcaacttcaattga
- the srh-23 gene encoding Serpentine Receptor, class H (Confirmed by transcript evidence) → MDCLEPSPLIFRIFTHSIHFVSLPTYFLALFSLFFIKSKVFVTYRYFLLWHVFENLFFEMHSDFLLAPAIQPPLCAIRTTGILTQLGMSSLVQFYWIALVMQYTATSVSEMFYFRYKASILNYKTYRFTYFIKFTVYFTRCISIFDTFFVILTSHDAHRFQEEHKATFLKQNPSAHFLTCENSYLFVPFSDYVSTSIMILWIAECVIIFLSVPGITIFINLKISKSTSKNTWKVQKQLLKSLVIQALIHSFTMGLPNLMFTYGFFFGYASETIAYGAFVFITYHGFVSTFALIAFTKPIRDYLQSTFNIKKRATHRASMTF, encoded by the exons aTGGACTGCCTTGAGCCTTCtccattaattttcag aattttcacCCACTCGATTCATTTCGTCAGCTTACCAACATATTTTCTCGCATTATTCTCCCTCTTTTTCATCAAGTCAAAAGTTTTTGTCACTTATCGATATTTCCTGTTATGGCATGTCTTCGAGAATTTATTCTTCGAAATGCATTCCGATTTTCTGTTGGCACCAGCAATTCAGCCTCCGTTATGTGCAATCAGAACAACAGGGATTTTGACACAACTCGGAATGAGTAGTTTGGTTCAGTTTTATTGGATCGCGTTGGTTATGCAat ATACAGCGACTTCTGTCagtgaaatgttttatttccgTTATAAAGCCAGTATTCTAAACTACAAAACATATCGTTTCAcctattttattaaattcacTGTTTATTTCACTCGatgcatttcaatttttgatacattttttgtaatattgaCATCGCATGATGCTCACCGATTTCAAGAAGAACACAAAGcaacatttctgaaacaaaatccTTCTGCTCATTTTCTAACTTGTGAAAATTCTTATCTGTTTGTCCCTTTCTCCGACTACGTTTCCACTTCAATAATGATTCTATGGATTGCTGAATGCgtaataatttttctctctGTTCCTGGAATCACTATTTTTatcaacttgaaaatttcaaaatccacCTCGAAAAATACTTGGAAagtacaaaaacaattattgaaaagtttagtTATACAAGCATTAATTCATTCGTTTACGATGGGTCTGCCAAATTTGATGTTTACATATGGATTTTTCTTCGGTTATGCAAGCGAAA caatagCGTATGGTGCATTTGTCTTCATAACATATCATGGATTTGTTTCAACTTTTGCACTTATCGCATTCACTAAGCCTATACGCGATTATCTGCAATCAACATTCAATATTAAGAAAAGAGCCACTCATAGAGCATCAATGACTTTTTAG
- the srh-22 gene encoding Serpentine Receptor, class H (Confirmed by transcript evidence), producing the protein MNCLESSPLIFRIFTHSIHFVSLPTYFLALFSLVSIKSKVFVTYRYFLLWHVLENLFFEMHSDFLVAPAVHPPFCAIRATGILSQIGMSSLVQFYWLSLAIQYTAASVSEMFYFRYKASILNYKTYRFTYFIKLSVYFIRCISVFDTFLAILTSQDAYRFQEEHKATFLKQDPSAHFLTCDNVYLFVPFADYISTTIIILWIVECIVLFLSIPGTAIFINLSISKSASESTWKIQKNLLKSLVIQASIHSIMMGVPNGMFNYAFFFGYENESLAYGAFVILTYHGFVSTFALIIFTKPLREYLLIAFKMKKTATQKVSMTSLHKRTSVF; encoded by the exons ATGAATTGCCTTGAATCTTCtcctttaattttcag aatcttcaCCCACTCTATTCATTTCGTCAGCTTACCAACATATTTTCTCGCATTATTCTCCCTCGTTTCCATAAAGTCAAAAGTTTTTGTCACTTACCGATATTTTCTGCTGTGGCACGTCTTGGagaatctattttttgaaatgcattCCGATTTCCTAGTCGCACCGGCCGTTCATCCTCCGTTTTGTGCTATCAGAGCAACCGGAATTTTGTCTCAAATCGGAATGAGTAGTTTGGTTCAGTTTTATTGGCTCTCGTTGGCAAttcaat ATACGGCAGCTTCCGTCagtgaaatgttttatttccgTTATAAAGCCAGCATTTTGAATTACAAAACATATCGTTTcacatattttataaaactttcagtttattttattcgatgcatttcagtttttgacacatttttggcaatattGACGTCACAAGATGCTTATCGGTTTCAAGAAGAACACAAAGcaacatttctgaaacaaGATCCTTCTGCTCATTTTCTAACTTGTGATAATGTTTATCTGTTTGTCCCATTTGCAGATTATATTTCTActacaataataattttatggaTTGTTGAATGCATAGTACTATTTCTTTCTATTCCTGGGACCGCAATTTTCATCAACTTGAGCATTTCAAAATCAGCATCGGAGAGTACttggaaaattcagaagaaTTTACTGAAGAGTTTAGTGATACAAGCATCGATTCATTCAATTATGATGGGTGTGCCAAATGGGATGTTTAATTATGCATTCTTTTTTGGATATGAAAATGAAT cactAGCTTATGGGGCATTTGTAATCCTAACATATCATGGATTTGTTTCAACTTTTGCGCTTATTATATTCACTAAACCACTACGTGAATACCTTCTCATTGCTTTCAAGATGAAGAAAACAGCtactcaaaaagtttccatGACCAGTTTGCATAAAAGAACATCagtattttaa
- the srh-22 gene encoding Serpentine Receptor, class H (Confirmed by transcript evidence): protein MNCLESSPLIFRIFTHSIHFVSLPTYFLALFSLVSIKSKVFVTYRYFLLWHVLENLFFEMHSDFLVAPAVHPPFCAIRATGILSQIGMSSLVQFYWLSLAIQFFDTFLAILTSQDAYRFQEEHKATFLKQDPSAHFLTCDNVYLFVPFADYISTTIIILWIVECIVLFLSIPGTAIFINLSISKSASESTWKIQKNLLKSLVIQASIHSIMMGVPNGMFNYAFFFGYENESLAYGAFVILTYHGFVSTFALIIFTKPLREYLLIAFKMKKTATQKVSMTSLHKRTSVF from the exons ATGAATTGCCTTGAATCTTCtcctttaattttcag aatcttcaCCCACTCTATTCATTTCGTCAGCTTACCAACATATTTTCTCGCATTATTCTCCCTCGTTTCCATAAAGTCAAAAGTTTTTGTCACTTACCGATATTTTCTGCTGTGGCACGTCTTGGagaatctattttttgaaatgcattCCGATTTCCTAGTCGCACCGGCCGTTCATCCTCCGTTTTGTGCTATCAGAGCAACCGGAATTTTGTCTCAAATCGGAATGAGTAGTTTGGTTCAGTTTTATTGGCTCTCGTTGGCAAttcaat tttttgacacatttttggcaatattGACGTCACAAGATGCTTATCGGTTTCAAGAAGAACACAAAGcaacatttctgaaacaaGATCCTTCTGCTCATTTTCTAACTTGTGATAATGTTTATCTGTTTGTCCCATTTGCAGATTATATTTCTActacaataataattttatggaTTGTTGAATGCATAGTACTATTTCTTTCTATTCCTGGGACCGCAATTTTCATCAACTTGAGCATTTCAAAATCAGCATCGGAGAGTACttggaaaattcagaagaaTTTACTGAAGAGTTTAGTGATACAAGCATCGATTCATTCAATTATGATGGGTGTGCCAAATGGGATGTTTAATTATGCATTCTTTTTTGGATATGAAAATGAAT cactAGCTTATGGGGCATTTGTAATCCTAACATATCATGGATTTGTTTCAACTTTTGCGCTTATTATATTCACTAAACCACTACGTGAATACCTTCTCATTGCTTTCAAGATGAAGAAAACAGCtactcaaaaagtttccatGACCAGTTTGCATAAAAGAACATCagtattttaa
- the srh-20 gene encoding Serpentine Receptor, class H (Confirmed by transcript evidence): MDCLEPPPIFVRISLHSVHLITFPTYALALFSLIFIKTKIFAIYRFFLIWHVLDNLFFELYSSVMVEPAIHSPYLMMRTTGILSKLGVSGSIQFNLFSVALAYNGASISELFYFRYKASVSYKEHKFTHFIQVLVYTIRTFALLSLIFSLATMHETSRFQLAQKSDFLKLNPLVTIVNCDTVYLIVPFSDYVSSITSTLWLSQTSLLIILVPSTTLFVKFNLPTSISETTLKVQNQLLKSLVFQTIIHAIMLGIPNCMFIYAFFNGYKDETLAYIAFICLTYHGFASTLALIIFTKPLRNYILETLKLKKTSSIQVSMKVSN; encoded by the exons ATGGACTGCCTTGAACCACCACCAATATTTGTCAGAATTTCACTACATTCTGTTCATTTGATAACATTCCCTACCTATGCTTTAGCATtgttttcactaattttcataaaaacaaaaatatttgcaatttatcgatttttcctcaTTTGGCATGTTCTGGACAATTTGTTCTTCGAACTTTATTCGTCTGTTATGGTGGAGCCGGCCATTCATTCGCCGTATCTCATGATGAGAACTACTggaattttatcaaaacttgGTGTTAGTGGCTCAATTCAATTTAATCTATTTTCAGTTGCTCTAGCAT ataatggAGCTTCAATTAGTGAGTTGTTCTACTTCCGGTACAAAGCAAGTGTCAGTTACAAGGAGCATAAATTTACGCATTTTATTCAAGTTCTTGTATATACTATCAGGACTTTTGCTCTCCTTAGTTTGATATTTTCTCTTGCAACTATGCATGAAACGTCACGATTTCAACTTgctcaaaaatctgattttttgaagttaaatcCTTTAGTAACAATTGTAAACTGCGACACAGTTTATCTCATTGTTCCATTTTCCGATTATGTTTCATCAATCACCTCTACATTGTGGCTTTCTCAAACAAGCTTGCTCATTATTTTGGTACCAAGCACAACTTTGTTTGTAAAGTTCAATTTGCCAACTTCCATATCAGAAACTAcattaaaagttcaaaatcaactactgaaaagtttggtatttcaaacaattatcCACGCAATAATGTTGGGTATACCTAATTGTATGTTTATATATGCATTCTTCAATGGATATAAAGATGAAA cgcTGGCCTACATTGCATTTATCTGCTTAACCTACCACGGATTTGCTTCGACACTTGCCTTGATAATATTTACAAAACCACTAAGAAACTACAttcttgaaactttgaaattaaagaaaacatCTAGCATTCAAGTTTCTATGAAAGTTTccaattga
- the srh-21 gene encoding Serpentine Receptor, class H (Confirmed by transcript evidence), producing the protein MDCLEPPPATFRILSHSIHFISIPIYCLALYSLIFIKSNVFTTYRIFLIWHVSENIFFEMYSAFFLAPALHAPFVVMRTTGILSHFGINSLVQFYILTFSIECSAVCISEMFYFRYKASLVSYKDHYFTYFLRFLVYSTRCFAIFDFIFPIVTYQDANKFQQIHKLALLQQNPSAQFLRCDSVYLLSAFADYVSIIVLSFWIVQFVVLCVAIPGAIVYITLNIPKSTSETTWKVQQQLLKSLAIQALIHAIMLGGPNSLFILALFLGYNSEELAYSAFLSLIYHGFISTFAMIVFTKPVRHHILECLKLRKTFETKGNSLKKSNQGTVTT; encoded by the exons ATGGATTGCCTTGAGCCACCGCCGGCTACTTTCAg aattttgtcTCACTCTATACATTTCATAAGCATCCCAATCTACTGCTTGGCTCTctattctttgatttttataaagtCAAACGTTTTCACAACATATcggatttttctgatttgGCATGTCTCGgagaacatattttttgaaatgtattctgcatttttcctGGCTCCGGCTCTCCATGCCCCATTTGTCGTGATGAGGACTACTGGAATCTTGTCacattttggaataaattcgctggttcaattttatatactcacattttcaattgaat GTAGTGCAGTTTGCATCAGCGAAATGTTCTATTTTCGATACAAAGCAAGTCTCGTGAGTTACAAGGATCATtatttcacatattttctTCGCTTTCTCGTGTACTCTACGAGATGCTTTGCGATATTTGACTTCATATTTCCGATTGTGACCTATCAAGATGCTAATAAGTTCCAGCAAATTCACAAATTAGCTTTGCTGCAGCAGAATCCTTCTGCTCAGTTTTTAAGATGTGATTCGGTTTATCTTCTTTCAGCATTTGCTGATTACGTATCAATTattgttttgtcattttggATAGTGCAATTTGTAGTTCTCTGTGTTGCTATTCCCGGTGCAATTGTGTACATCACCTTAAACATACCAAAATCCACTTCTGAAACTACATGGAAAGTTCAACAACAGCTATTGAAAAGTCTTGCGATTCAAGCTCTGATTCATGCGATCATGTTGGGGGGACCCAATTCATTATTTATTCTTGCATTGTTTTTGGGGTATAATAGCGAAG AACTTGCGTACTCTGCGTTCCTTAGCTTGATTTATCACGGGTTTATCTCAACATTTGCAATGATAGTTTTCACCAAACCAGTTCGCCATCATATTTTAGAGTGTCTCAAACTGaggaaaacttttgaaacaaaaggAAATTCACTGAAGAAATCGAACCAAGGAACTGTAACCACATAA